The following proteins are co-located in the Massilia litorea genome:
- a CDS encoding MarR family winged helix-turn-helix transcriptional regulator produces MGERYLTSVRLLAECLQGFERYSGETVRQYGLTHAQFDIIATLGNTDGMSYKELGERTLITKGTLTGVIERLEQKGIVLRERSSDDKRSFQVRLTDAGESVFREVFPKVVAHGRQLFADYSDAEFDEMDGALKKLRERIGNAGRPSLLSLQQKEES; encoded by the coding sequence ATGGGGGAACGATATTTAACAAGCGTCCGCTTGCTGGCCGAATGCCTGCAAGGCTTCGAGCGGTATTCGGGCGAAACGGTGCGGCAATACGGTTTGACGCACGCGCAATTCGACATCATCGCCACGCTGGGCAACACGGATGGGATGAGCTACAAGGAACTCGGCGAGCGCACCCTGATCACAAAGGGTACGCTGACGGGCGTCATCGAACGCCTCGAACAGAAGGGCATCGTGCTGCGCGAACGCAGCAGCGACGACAAGCGTTCGTTCCAGGTGCGCCTGACCGATGCGGGAGAAAGCGTGTTCCGCGAAGTGTTCCCGAAGGTAGTTGCCCACGGCAGGCAGTTATTTGCCGATTACAGCGACGCCGAATTCGACGAGATGGATGGCGCGTTGAAGAAGCTGCGTGAGCGCATTGGTAACGCCGGGCGCCCGTCCCTCTTATCTCTACAACAAAAGGAAGAATCTTGA
- a CDS encoding DMT family transporter, protein MTRHLHGILALLLVTLVWGTTFPAMKDLTGHFSAVWIILVRFALAALLLSPFLWRARAHDLRSGALLGVLLFFCFIFQVEGLALTSSNRNAFICGLNVLVVPLLGVLAGRLPERRIVLALAMSLAGLAALCWDGGGWGLGDSLALMCALCFGVYIKVMEVHTQRATNLLTVTAGQITTVAVCAALWLLAREVPGDAAARSAWFGGVVTAIGQHAWNFAYLGVVATAAIISLQTWGQSRTTANEAAVVYAFEPAAAAFFGYFWLGEAMTGRGWLGGLLLISGMIVSQWNSERRPAAALAPE, encoded by the coding sequence ATGACCCGCCACCTCCACGGCATCCTCGCCTTGCTGCTCGTCACCCTGGTCTGGGGCACGACTTTCCCGGCCATGAAAGATTTAACGGGGCATTTCTCGGCGGTGTGGATCATCCTGGTGCGCTTCGCCCTGGCAGCCTTGCTGTTGTCGCCCTTCCTGTGGCGCGCCAGGGCCCACGACCTGCGCTCGGGCGCGCTGCTGGGCGTCTTGTTATTCTTCTGCTTTATTTTCCAGGTCGAGGGCCTGGCGCTGACCAGTTCCAATCGCAACGCGTTTATTTGCGGCCTGAACGTGCTGGTCGTGCCGCTGCTGGGCGTGCTGGCCGGACGCCTGCCCGAGCGCCGCATCGTGCTGGCGCTGGCCATGTCGCTCGCCGGACTGGCCGCCCTGTGCTGGGATGGCGGCGGCTGGGGCCTCGGCGACTCGCTCGCGCTGATGTGTGCGCTCTGCTTCGGCGTGTACATCAAGGTCATGGAAGTGCACACCCAGCGTGCGACGAACCTGCTTACCGTCACTGCGGGCCAAATCACCACCGTCGCCGTCTGCGCCGCGCTCTGGCTGCTGGCGCGCGAGGTGCCGGGCGACGCCGCCGCACGCAGCGCCTGGTTCGGCGGTGTCGTGACTGCCATCGGCCAGCACGCCTGGAACTTCGCCTACCTCGGCGTGGTAGCGACTGCCGCCATTATTTCGCTGCAGACCTGGGGCCAGTCGCGCACCACGGCCAACGAGGCGGCCGTCGTCTACGCCTTCGAGCCGGCGGCTGCCGCCTTCTTCGGCTATTTCTGGCTGGGAGAAGCGATGACGGGACGCGGCTGGCTGGGCGGCTTGCTGTTGATCTCCGGTATGATAGTCAGTCAATGGAATTCCGAACGCCGGCCCGCCGCCGCGCTTGCCCCCGAGTGA
- the secF gene encoding protein translocase subunit SecF, with product MEFFKIKRDIPFMRHALIFNVISALTFVAAVFFLVTKHLNFSVEFTGGTVMELRYPHAADQEKIRGTLRGIGYEAPEVASFGTAQDIMLRLPPVKNASGATASNQAFAAVCASEGGTPKQITVLEKGQQVARTSCANAAGAEVVTLQRVDFVGPQVGDELAHDGLNALLMVVIGVVVYLAVRFEWKFAVAAILANLHDVVIILGFFAFFQWEFSLTVLAAVLAVLGYSVNESVVIFDRIRETFRKQRKMSVTEVIDHAITSTISRTIITHASTQMMVLSMLFFGGPSLHHFALALTIGICFGIYSSVFVAAALAMWFGVKREDLIKPVKEKDETDGAVV from the coding sequence ATGGAATTTTTCAAAATCAAACGGGACATCCCGTTCATGCGCCACGCCTTGATCTTCAACGTGATCTCGGCGCTGACCTTCGTTGCGGCGGTGTTCTTCCTGGTGACCAAGCACCTGAATTTCTCGGTCGAATTCACCGGCGGTACCGTGATGGAGCTGCGTTATCCGCATGCGGCCGACCAGGAAAAGATCCGCGGCACGCTGCGCGGCATCGGCTATGAAGCGCCCGAGGTGGCCAGCTTCGGTACCGCGCAGGACATCATGCTGCGCCTGCCGCCAGTCAAGAACGCCAGCGGCGCGACCGCCTCGAACCAGGCTTTCGCTGCCGTCTGCGCGTCCGAAGGCGGCACGCCCAAGCAGATCACGGTGCTCGAGAAGGGCCAGCAAGTGGCGCGCACCAGCTGCGCAAATGCCGCCGGCGCAGAAGTCGTCACGCTGCAGCGCGTCGACTTCGTCGGTCCCCAGGTCGGCGACGAACTGGCCCACGACGGCCTGAACGCGCTGCTCATGGTGGTGATCGGCGTGGTGGTCTATCTCGCCGTGCGCTTCGAATGGAAATTCGCGGTCGCCGCCATCCTGGCGAACCTGCACGACGTCGTCATCATCCTGGGCTTCTTCGCCTTCTTCCAGTGGGAATTCTCGCTGACCGTCCTGGCGGCCGTGCTCGCCGTGCTGGGTTACTCGGTCAACGAATCGGTCGTCATCTTCGACCGGATCCGCGAAACCTTCCGCAAGCAGCGCAAGATGAGCGTGACCGAGGTCATCGACCACGCCATCACCAGCACCATCTCGCGGACCATCATCACCCACGCATCGACCCAGATGATGGTGCTGTCGATGCTGTTCTTCGGCGGTCCATCGCTGCACCATTTCGCGCTGGCGCTGACGATCGGTATCTGCTTCGGTATCTATTCGTCGGTGTTCGTGGCCGCGGCACTGGCCATGTGGTTCGGTGTGAAGCGCGAAGACCTGATCAAGCCGGTCAAGGAAAAGGACGAAACGGACGGCGCCGTCGTCTGA
- the astC gene encoding acetylornithine/succinylornithine family transaminase, whose protein sequence is MNAKLDSGVTTRPVTRQTFDEVLVPTYAPAAMVPVRAAGLDVWDQEDKHYLDFTSGIAVSSLGHANPVLVDALTKQINTLWHLGNGYTNEPVLRLASALVEATFADRAFFCNSGAEANEAALKLARKYAHTKFGPHKSRIISCLSSFHGRTLFTVSVGGQPKYTEGFEPLPQEINHIPYNDIEAARAAILDDVAAVIVEPIQGEGGVIPGNHEYLAALREFCDKTGALLIFDEVQSGVGRTGALYAYMDTPVIPDILTSAKALGNGYPIGAMLTTEEIAQHFNVGSHGTTYGGNPLAATVALNVVEMINQPAFLARVKEASAKIFANLEKLTADYPQLFGKARGLGLLIGLPLAEGFKGRAKDVTKIAEKMGLMLLIAGPDVIRMAPALIVSDAQIAEADRILRAAVDEFLAAA, encoded by the coding sequence ATGAATGCAAAGCTTGATTCGGGTGTCACAACGCGGCCTGTCACTCGGCAGACCTTCGACGAAGTCCTCGTTCCGACCTACGCTCCGGCCGCGATGGTGCCGGTGCGCGCTGCGGGACTGGACGTGTGGGACCAGGAAGACAAGCATTACCTCGACTTCACCTCCGGTATCGCCGTCTCGAGCCTCGGCCACGCCAACCCGGTGCTGGTCGACGCGCTGACCAAGCAGATCAACACCCTGTGGCACCTCGGTAACGGCTACACCAACGAGCCGGTGCTGCGCCTGGCTTCGGCGCTGGTCGAAGCGACCTTTGCCGACCGCGCCTTCTTCTGCAACTCGGGCGCGGAAGCGAACGAAGCGGCCCTGAAACTGGCGCGCAAGTACGCGCACACCAAGTTCGGTCCCCATAAATCGCGCATCATCTCCTGCCTGTCGTCCTTCCACGGCCGCACGCTGTTCACGGTGTCCGTCGGCGGCCAGCCGAAGTACACCGAAGGTTTCGAGCCGCTGCCGCAAGAGATCAACCACATCCCGTACAACGACATCGAAGCCGCGCGCGCCGCGATCCTCGACGACGTCGCGGCCGTGATCGTCGAGCCGATCCAGGGCGAGGGCGGTGTGATTCCGGGTAACCACGAGTACCTGGCGGCGCTGCGCGAGTTCTGCGACAAGACCGGCGCACTGCTGATTTTTGATGAAGTGCAGTCGGGCGTGGGCCGTACCGGCGCCCTCTACGCCTACATGGACACCCCGGTCATCCCGGACATCCTCACCAGCGCAAAGGCACTCGGCAACGGCTACCCGATCGGCGCGATGCTGACCACCGAGGAGATCGCCCAGCACTTCAACGTCGGCTCGCACGGCACTACCTACGGCGGCAATCCGCTGGCCGCAACCGTCGCGCTGAACGTGGTCGAGATGATCAACCAGCCGGCCTTCCTGGCGCGCGTGAAAGAAGCCAGCGCCAAAATCTTCGCCAACCTGGAGAAGCTGACCGCCGACTATCCGCAGCTGTTCGGCAAGGCGCGCGGCCTGGGCCTCTTGATCGGCCTGCCGCTGGCCGAAGGTTTTAAAGGCCGCGCCAAGGACGTCACCAAGATCGCCGAGAAGATGGGCCTGATGCTCCTGATCGCCGGTCCCGACGTCATCCGCATGGCGCCGGCGCTGATCGTGTCGGACGCGCAGATCGCGGAAGCCGATCGCATCCTGCGCGCCGCCGTCGACGAGTTCCTCGCCGCCGCTTAA
- the astD gene encoding succinylglutamate-semialdehyde dehydrogenase, which translates to MANLSNFINGEWSAGSGAELVTIDPSSGRQTWTSKESTADDVARAARAAHDAFEDWALRPLEERIGIATRFRDLLKEHAEELASIIAEEVGKPLWEARTEVATMANKIDISVQSYGARTGETAAKVADGNAVLRHRPHGVFAVFGPYNFPGHLPNGHIVPALIAGNTVVFKPSEYAPRTAVKTVQLWEQAGLPKGVLNLVNGGRDTGIALGQDPLIDGVLFTGSSQTGAALHKQFGGQPGKMLALEMGGNNPLVVWDLSSNPRDIDAAVHHTVMSAFISAGQRCTCARRLVVQDTPEGQAFIDRLVEVASKLQVGASKAEPQPFMGPVVSSTVAARLVQAQAEMEAKGGKVLLQMRQLDPNAGFVTAGIVDVTDAQGIPDEEWFGPLLQVVRVKDFDQAVKVANATEFGLAAALLSPSEELWKRFAVRARAGIVNWNRPTTGAASSAPFGGVGKSGNHRPSAYYAADYCAYPVASIETSELEMPAKLSPGLVF; encoded by the coding sequence ATGGCTAACCTGTCGAATTTTATTAACGGCGAATGGTCTGCGGGAAGTGGCGCGGAACTGGTCACGATCGACCCGTCCAGCGGCCGCCAGACCTGGACCAGCAAGGAATCGACGGCGGACGATGTCGCCCGCGCCGCCCGGGCCGCGCACGACGCCTTCGAGGACTGGGCCCTGCGCCCGCTGGAAGAGCGCATCGGCATCGCCACCCGGTTCCGCGACCTGCTGAAGGAACACGCGGAAGAGCTGGCGTCCATCATCGCCGAGGAAGTGGGCAAACCGCTGTGGGAAGCGCGCACGGAAGTGGCGACCATGGCGAATAAAATCGACATCTCGGTGCAGTCCTACGGTGCGCGTACCGGCGAGACGGCGGCCAAGGTTGCCGACGGCAATGCCGTCCTGCGCCACCGTCCGCACGGCGTGTTCGCCGTCTTCGGTCCGTATAACTTCCCGGGCCACCTGCCGAACGGCCACATCGTGCCTGCCCTGATCGCAGGGAACACGGTCGTCTTCAAGCCGAGCGAATACGCGCCGCGTACCGCCGTCAAAACCGTGCAGCTGTGGGAGCAGGCCGGCTTGCCGAAGGGCGTGCTGAACCTGGTCAACGGCGGCCGCGACACCGGCATCGCGCTCGGCCAGGACCCGCTGATCGACGGCGTGCTGTTCACCGGCAGCAGCCAGACCGGGGCCGCCCTGCATAAACAGTTCGGCGGCCAGCCGGGCAAGATGCTGGCGCTGGAAATGGGCGGCAACAACCCGCTCGTGGTCTGGGATCTCAGTTCCAACCCCCGGGATATCGACGCCGCCGTGCACCATACCGTGATGTCCGCTTTTATCTCCGCCGGCCAGCGCTGCACCTGCGCGCGCCGCCTGGTGGTGCAGGACACGCCGGAAGGCCAGGCATTTATTGACCGTCTGGTGGAAGTGGCCAGTAAGCTGCAGGTCGGCGCCTCGAAGGCCGAGCCGCAGCCCTTCATGGGTCCGGTGGTATCAAGCACCGTCGCCGCGCGCCTGGTCCAGGCACAGGCCGAGATGGAAGCGAAGGGCGGCAAGGTGCTGCTGCAGATGCGCCAGCTCGATCCGAACGCGGGTTTTGTTACCGCCGGCATCGTCGACGTGACCGATGCGCAGGGCATTCCGGACGAAGAGTGGTTCGGCCCGCTGCTGCAGGTCGTGCGCGTAAAAGACTTCGACCAGGCGGTGAAGGTCGCGAACGCCACCGAATTCGGCCTGGCGGCCGCGCTGCTGTCGCCGTCGGAAGAGCTGTGGAAGCGTTTCGCCGTGCGCGCCCGCGCCGGCATCGTCAACTGGAACCGTCCGACCACCGGTGCGGCCAGCTCGGCGCCGTTCGGCGGCGTCGGCAAATCCGGCAATCACCGCCCAAGCGCGTATTATGCTGCGGATTACTGCGCTTACCCGGTCGCCTCGATCGAGACGTCCGAACTCGAAATGCCGGCCAAGCTGTCGCCGGGACTGGTGTTTTAA
- a CDS encoding GlxA family transcriptional regulator, which translates to MPQAELSVLAQERPLRILLINAGEPDSLTWSGLVQPLRQAAKILGPERLHVDVRSPDKFTSDAQRHWHLVLLAADEAQAGLKPANFRALVERCRAAPFWGGVGAGVLWLAEAGALNGVRTAFPWSLYADADSRADQAIFTPHLYEIDGNRLTCCGGAASVDFALTLIDIIFGSNVQAPVKELLCVDRVRGREERQRVALQARFGTLQPKLTEAVTLMEANIEEPLSTDEIAQLAGVSRRQLERLFKQYLGSLPSRYYLELRLNRARQLLLDTNNSIVQVGLMCGFSSGSHFSTAFGALFGNTPREERQRRLAE; encoded by the coding sequence ATGCCGCAAGCTGAACTGTCCGTCCTGGCGCAGGAACGGCCGCTGCGCATCCTGTTGATCAACGCGGGCGAACCGGATTCCTTGACCTGGTCCGGCCTGGTCCAGCCCTTGCGCCAGGCCGCCAAGATCCTTGGCCCCGAGCGCCTGCACGTCGACGTGCGCAGCCCCGACAAATTTACCAGCGACGCCCAGCGCCACTGGCACCTGGTGCTGCTGGCCGCCGACGAAGCGCAGGCAGGACTAAAACCCGCCAACTTCCGCGCCCTGGTCGAACGCTGCCGCGCCGCGCCCTTCTGGGGCGGCGTCGGTGCCGGCGTGCTGTGGCTGGCGGAAGCCGGCGCCCTGAACGGCGTGCGCACCGCCTTCCCCTGGTCGCTGTACGCCGACGCCGACAGCCGCGCCGACCAGGCCATCTTTACCCCGCACCTGTACGAGATCGACGGCAACCGTCTGACCTGCTGCGGCGGCGCCGCCTCCGTCGATTTTGCACTGACCCTGATCGACATCATTTTTGGATCCAACGTGCAGGCGCCCGTCAAAGAGCTGCTGTGCGTCGACCGCGTGCGCGGCCGCGAGGAGCGCCAGCGCGTGGCCCTGCAGGCGCGCTTCGGAACGCTGCAGCCGAAACTGACGGAAGCGGTGACCTTGATGGAAGCGAATATCGAAGAGCCGTTGTCGACCGACGAGATTGCCCAGCTGGCGGGCGTGTCGCGGCGGCAGCTGGAGCGCTTGTTCAAGCAGTATCTCGGCAGTCTGCCGTCACGCTATTACCTGGAACTGCGCTTGAACCGGGCGCGTCAGTTGCTGCTCGACACGAACAACTCGATCGTGCAGGTGGGGCTGATGTGCGGGTTTTCGTCGGGGTCGCATTTTTCGACGGCGTTTGGGGCGCTGTTCGGGAATACGCCGCGCGAGGAGCGGCAGAGGCGGCTTGCCGAATAG
- a CDS encoding arginine N-succinyltransferase, giving the protein MYVVRPVELADVDALERLAAVITPGVHTLPRTRDTIGAFVERSIASFAAQVDIPSEESYLFVLEESTSGDIVGTAAVHASAGSNGTYFAFRNDVIQQVSRDLNISHSVHALTLCSELTACSQLAGFHLRDREHAGIEAALLSRARLLYAVLAPHRFGDRFFVPLAGVTDADGQSPFWNALGRKFFKMDFLDAERVIGGSRNRTIIVELMPHYPVYVPLLPGDAQAAMGQIHPGGQLAFDLLTAEGFEADEYVDIFDGGPILAAHKLSLRSFCGSQHRRVETAQEGAAEHFVTYAVATNAERFRAITVACPPCDTSDVLSLPLAAQQALGVAPGDNVICVRI; this is encoded by the coding sequence ATGTACGTTGTCCGTCCGGTAGAACTCGCGGATGTCGACGCGCTCGAGCGCCTGGCTGCCGTGATCACGCCCGGCGTGCACACGCTGCCGCGCACGCGCGACACGATCGGCGCCTTCGTCGAGCGTTCGATCGCGTCGTTCGCGGCGCAAGTCGATATCCCGAGCGAGGAGTCCTACCTGTTCGTGCTGGAAGAGTCGACCAGTGGTGACATCGTCGGCACGGCCGCCGTGCACGCGTCGGCCGGCTCGAACGGCACCTATTTTGCGTTCCGCAACGACGTGATCCAGCAAGTCTCGCGCGACCTCAACATCTCGCACAGCGTGCATGCGCTGACCCTGTGCTCGGAACTGACGGCCTGCTCGCAGCTGGCCGGTTTTCATTTGCGCGACCGCGAACACGCGGGTATCGAGGCGGCTTTGCTGTCGCGTGCGCGCCTGCTGTACGCGGTGCTGGCGCCGCACCGCTTCGGCGACCGCTTCTTCGTGCCGCTGGCCGGCGTCACCGATGCAGACGGCCAGTCGCCGTTCTGGAATGCGCTCGGCCGCAAGTTTTTCAAGATGGATTTCCTCGACGCCGAGCGCGTCATCGGCGGCTCACGCAATCGCACGATCATCGTCGAGCTGATGCCGCACTATCCGGTCTATGTGCCGCTGCTGCCGGGCGACGCCCAGGCGGCGATGGGCCAGATCCATCCCGGCGGCCAGCTGGCCTTCGACCTGCTGACGGCCGAAGGCTTCGAAGCGGACGAATATGTCGACATCTTCGACGGCGGCCCGATCCTGGCCGCCCATAAACTGTCGCTGCGTTCGTTCTGCGGCTCGCAGCACCGCCGCGTCGAGACTGCACAGGAGGGCGCAGCCGAGCACTTCGTCACCTATGCGGTGGCGACGAATGCCGAGCGCTTCCGCGCCATCACCGTGGCTTGCCCGCCATGCGACACCTCCGACGTCCTGTCCCTGCCGCTCGCGGCACAGCAGGCGCTGGGCGTGGCGCCCGGCGACAACGTCATCTGCGTCAGAATCTGA
- a CDS encoding HDOD domain-containing protein, with translation MDRLDALKSIAAQAIRGELSFPTNVDATLRLQQALNDPECHADMAARLVQAEPLLAARTVAIANSVTYNRSGNDVTNVRAAVQRVGFRTLGALAASVIVRQLSSEITDPALRARADALWRHSAHVAALAQVIARRVSFVDPETAMFAGIVHEVGGFYMLSKAQAYPGLLDGDAEEWLEHGEVAVGRGVLLRLGVPAPVMGAIEAMWNGMRALPPETLGDTLLLANDLSPVASPLLERPGATTVQAAATIDFAVGDGTLARIMEESAHEVQSLTSALL, from the coding sequence ATGGACAGACTCGACGCCCTTAAAAGTATCGCGGCCCAGGCCATTCGCGGCGAACTCAGCTTCCCGACGAATGTCGACGCCACCCTCAGGCTGCAGCAAGCCCTGAACGATCCCGAATGCCACGCCGATATGGCGGCCCGCCTGGTCCAGGCCGAGCCGCTGCTGGCGGCGCGCACCGTGGCGATCGCCAATTCCGTTACCTATAACCGCTCCGGCAACGATGTGACCAATGTACGCGCGGCCGTGCAGCGCGTGGGTTTCCGCACCCTGGGCGCGCTGGCGGCGAGCGTCATCGTGCGCCAGCTGAGCAGCGAAATTACCGATCCCGCCCTGCGCGCGCGCGCCGATGCCCTGTGGCGCCACTCGGCCCACGTGGCCGCGCTGGCGCAGGTGATCGCACGCCGGGTGTCGTTTGTCGATCCGGAAACGGCGATGTTTGCCGGCATCGTGCACGAGGTCGGCGGCTTTTATATGCTCTCGAAGGCGCAGGCGTATCCGGGCTTGCTCGATGGCGATGCCGAAGAATGGCTGGAACATGGCGAAGTCGCGGTCGGACGCGGCGTGTTGCTGCGGCTGGGCGTGCCGGCGCCGGTGATGGGGGCGATCGAGGCCATGTGGAACGGCATGCGCGCCCTGCCGCCGGAAACCCTCGGTGACACCTTATTGCTGGCGAACGATTTGTCGCCGGTGGCCTCTCCCCTGCTCGAGCGTCCGGGTGCGACGACGGTGCAGGCGGCGGCGACCATCGATTTCGCGGTGGGCGACGGGACGCTGGCGCGCATCATGGAAGAGTCGGCGCACGAGGTGCAGAGTTTGACGTCGGCGTTGTTGTAA
- a CDS encoding DUF488 domain-containing protein, translating into MTHIEVSTIGFTKKSAETFFSLLRNANVRTVLDVRLNNTSQLAGFAKKADLRFLLSELLGVQYIELGELAPEKEMLQRYQLKEMTWDDYASAYLELLARRRVESNLDVSLFDGGCLLCSEDKPHQCHRRLAVEYLNSRWNGKLKISHLV; encoded by the coding sequence ATGACGCACATAGAAGTTTCGACAATCGGCTTTACTAAAAAGTCGGCAGAAACTTTTTTCAGCCTTTTGCGAAACGCAAACGTGCGAACGGTGCTCGACGTACGCTTGAACAACACTTCGCAGCTTGCGGGTTTCGCTAAAAAAGCGGATTTGCGATTTTTACTGTCCGAACTCCTGGGTGTTCAATATATCGAGCTAGGTGAACTGGCGCCTGAGAAGGAGATGCTGCAACGTTACCAACTGAAGGAAATGACATGGGACGATTATGCAAGCGCCTATCTGGAATTGCTCGCACGGCGCCGCGTGGAGAGCAATCTGGACGTTTCCTTATTCGACGGGGGATGTCTGCTATGCAGCGAGGACAAACCTCATCAGTGCCATCGGCGGCTTGCGGTCGAGTATCTCAACTCGCGCTGGAACGGAAAATTGAAGATTTCCCATCTCGTTTAG
- a CDS encoding translation initiation factor Sui1, with the protein MKSSSNGGLVYSTDSGRMCPECRQPVAQCVCKKKAVTAGDGTVRVSRQTKGRGGKSVTLIKGLALDPTALALLGKQLRTACGSGGTVKDGVIEIQGDHCELVMETLTKLGHQPKRAGG; encoded by the coding sequence ATGAAGAGCAGTTCGAACGGCGGCCTGGTGTATTCCACCGATAGCGGGCGCATGTGCCCCGAATGCCGGCAACCCGTCGCGCAATGCGTATGCAAGAAAAAGGCTGTCACCGCAGGCGATGGAACGGTGCGCGTGTCACGCCAGACGAAAGGCCGCGGCGGGAAAAGTGTGACCCTCATCAAGGGACTGGCGCTCGATCCCACCGCACTGGCGCTACTGGGCAAGCAATTGCGCACTGCATGCGGTTCAGGCGGAACGGTAAAAGACGGTGTCATCGAGATCCAGGGCGACCACTGTGAGCTGGTCATGGAAACACTTACAAAGCTTGGCCATCAACCGAAACGCGCCGGCGGCTGA
- the astA gene encoding arginine N-succinyltransferase, with product MLVIRSIAASDLDPLIEMAREVGGGMTTLKPDRQMLGDRVACAVASFHETIPPEERDYMFVLEDTETGRLAGVCAIKAAVGMNEPFYNYRIGTLVHSSRELNVFTRMETLYLSNDLTGATELCSLFLQPDYRKGYNGKWLSKSRFLFIAQFQQLFTEKIIAEMRGYLTEDGTSPFYEGLGRHFFKMDFNHVDGLTAMGKKSFIAELMPRQPLYVDYLPESAREVIGQVHRSTLPARKLLEQEGMHYEGYVDIFDAGPVLQGRVKELRSVRDSVLRVANEGRPQGETECLLVSNTKLDDFRMVLAQTTIDGAEVCLSAQELALLHVQAGEPVRTLSLNVRKNNG from the coding sequence ATGCTCGTCATTCGTTCCATTGCTGCATCGGACCTCGACCCGCTGATCGAGATGGCGCGCGAGGTCGGCGGCGGCATGACCACGCTGAAGCCGGACCGGCAAATGCTGGGCGACCGGGTCGCCTGCGCCGTCGCCTCGTTTCATGAAACCATTCCGCCCGAAGAGCGCGACTACATGTTCGTGCTGGAAGACACCGAGACCGGCCGCCTGGCCGGCGTCTGCGCCATCAAGGCTGCGGTCGGCATGAACGAGCCGTTCTATAACTACCGCATCGGCACCCTGGTCCACTCCAGCCGCGAACTGAACGTGTTTACGCGCATGGAGACCTTGTACCTGTCGAACGACCTGACGGGTGCGACCGAGCTGTGCTCGCTGTTCCTGCAGCCGGACTACCGCAAGGGCTACAACGGCAAGTGGCTGTCCAAAAGCCGTTTCCTGTTCATCGCCCAGTTCCAGCAGCTGTTCACCGAGAAGATCATCGCCGAGATGCGCGGCTACCTCACCGAAGACGGCACCAGCCCGTTCTACGAGGGACTCGGCCGCCACTTCTTCAAGATGGATTTCAACCATGTCGACGGCCTGACCGCGATGGGCAAGAAATCCTTTATCGCCGAGCTGATGCCGCGCCAGCCGCTGTACGTCGACTACCTGCCGGAGTCGGCGCGCGAAGTCATCGGCCAGGTGCACCGCTCGACCCTGCCGGCCCGGAAACTGCTGGAGCAGGAGGGCATGCACTACGAGGGCTATGTCGATATCTTTGACGCCGGTCCGGTGCTGCAGGGACGCGTAAAAGAACTGCGTTCGGTGCGCGACAGCGTGCTGCGCGTTGCCAACGAAGGCCGGCCGCAGGGCGAAACCGAATGCCTGCTGGTGTCGAACACGAAGCTCGACGATTTCCGGATGGTGCTGGCGCAGACGACGATCGACGGCGCCGAAGTCTGCCTCTCGGCGCAGGAACTGGCGCTGCTGCACGTCCAGGCGGGCGAGCCGGTACGCACGCTGTCACTTAACGTAAGGAAGAACAATGGCTAA